One window of the Sphaerochaeta associata genome contains the following:
- a CDS encoding RsmE family RNA methyltransferase has protein sequence MNIILFKALSAQNELSMQDPRAQHICKILRLKEGESFQAGIINVGKGTATLTDLGKEHIRFDFVLEDTQSAHLYPVTLLVSQVRPICMRRILREAVSLGVQTIILCTTQTGEKSYAQATLYTSGEYRSILLDGAMQSGKCGVSEVQFAPSVASAMKLLDETSQRIVLDNVREGSSLAHATITAASVVLAIGGERGFTDEERSVFESNGFSFAALGSRILRTETACSAGLAVLLGRMGLL, from the coding sequence ATGAATATCATCCTTTTTAAGGCGCTTTCTGCACAGAATGAGCTTTCCATGCAGGACCCGCGGGCCCAACACATCTGTAAAATCCTTCGGCTCAAGGAGGGTGAAAGCTTTCAGGCCGGCATCATCAATGTGGGTAAGGGAACCGCGACCCTTACCGATTTGGGAAAAGAGCACATACGTTTTGACTTCGTGCTGGAGGACACGCAAAGCGCCCATCTGTACCCGGTGACCTTGTTGGTCTCCCAGGTAAGGCCCATCTGCATGCGCAGGATCCTACGCGAAGCGGTGAGCCTGGGAGTTCAGACGATCATCCTTTGCACTACACAGACCGGCGAGAAATCCTACGCCCAGGCGACGCTGTACACCAGCGGTGAATATCGCTCCATCCTGCTCGACGGAGCGATGCAGAGCGGCAAGTGCGGAGTCAGCGAGGTGCAGTTCGCCCCCTCGGTCGCCTCGGCGATGAAGCTGCTCGATGAAACCAGCCAACGCATTGTTTTGGACAATGTACGTGAGGGCTCCAGTCTCGCTCATGCGACAATTACTGCTGCTTCGGTGGTGCTCGCCATCGGCGGCGAGCGGGGGTTCACCGATGAGGAGAGGTCTGTCTTCGAGAGCAACGGCTTCTCATTTGCCGCACTCGGAAGCAGAATCCTCCGCACCGAAACCGCCTGCAGTGCCGGTCTGGCCGTCCTGCTTGGCCGGATGGGCTTGCTCTAG
- a CDS encoding SPL family radical SAM protein, with the protein MEHPLFAHLPLSEQHYLTDLDSRYHFSYQQQRQLVESCADLAMWKLGPLKRWMDEDGCSHMAGKHRSQALLADHLRRMEAERVKPTSYSDFFPSERLADTYQSLFVSSSTLMGRCPCPVDGEKTRCCNLKTLDAVQQCAFGCSYCSIQSFYNSHEIKVVQNLKQRLGELVLDQDCWHIGTGQSSDSLLWGNDYGTLDALALLAQRYPDLVIELKTKSHRSDYLNLNLPLNIVSTWSLNAPTIIEKEEHLTATLEQRIDAAKRARDKGRIIGFHLHPMVYFDGWQEEYGTLINQVTTSFRPDELMMFSLGTLTFTKAVLRTLRTGAYETRVTDMDLTLSAGKYTYPLEVKQEMFSFAYNEVPSSWKQGSPFFYLCMEDPSLWEPTFGFSYENDAAFERAMKQSYQDCLQAWRNRNLQG; encoded by the coding sequence ATGGAACACCCCCTCTTTGCACATCTGCCACTATCGGAGCAGCACTACCTTACAGATCTCGACAGTCGTTACCACTTCTCATACCAACAACAGCGGCAACTGGTCGAGAGTTGTGCCGACCTGGCCATGTGGAAGCTCGGTCCGTTGAAACGGTGGATGGATGAGGATGGCTGTTCCCATATGGCAGGCAAGCACCGCTCCCAAGCCTTGCTTGCAGATCATCTGCGGCGGATGGAAGCCGAACGGGTAAAACCCACCTCCTACAGCGACTTCTTCCCTTCCGAGCGTCTTGCGGATACATACCAAAGCCTTTTCGTCTCATCAAGCACCTTGATGGGGCGCTGTCCCTGTCCTGTGGATGGAGAAAAAACACGTTGCTGCAACCTGAAGACCCTCGATGCAGTACAGCAATGTGCTTTCGGCTGCAGCTATTGCTCCATCCAATCCTTCTACAACAGCCATGAGATCAAGGTGGTGCAGAACTTGAAGCAGAGGCTTGGAGAACTGGTTTTAGATCAGGATTGCTGGCACATAGGAACCGGTCAGAGCAGCGACTCCCTTCTGTGGGGGAATGACTACGGTACACTCGATGCCCTTGCACTCCTTGCACAACGGTATCCCGATCTTGTCATCGAATTGAAGACCAAGAGTCATCGAAGCGACTATCTGAATCTCAATCTGCCTTTGAATATCGTTTCCACTTGGTCCTTGAATGCACCGACGATCATTGAGAAGGAGGAGCACCTCACCGCCACCCTCGAGCAGCGCATCGATGCTGCCAAGCGAGCAAGGGACAAGGGAAGGATCATCGGCTTTCACCTTCATCCCATGGTCTACTTTGATGGTTGGCAGGAAGAATACGGCACCTTGATCAACCAGGTCACCACATCGTTTCGGCCTGATGAGCTGATGATGTTCTCCCTGGGAACACTGACTTTCACCAAGGCGGTATTGCGCACGCTTCGCACTGGTGCATATGAAACAAGGGTAACCGATATGGACCTTACCCTCAGTGCTGGCAAATACACCTATCCATTGGAGGTGAAACAAGAGATGTTCAGCTTTGCATACAACGAGGTTCCCTCCTCATGGAAGCAGGGTTCTCCCTTTTTCTACCTCTGCATGGAGGACCCAAGCTTGTGGGAGCCGACATTCGGATTCAGCTATGAGAACGATGCTGCCTTCGAACGCGCAATGAAGCAATCATATCAGGACTGTCTGCAAGCATGGAGAAACAGGAATCTGCAAGGTTAG
- a CDS encoding lipoate--protein ligase, which produces MKNAIYLATSHDCAANLAGEAYMLTLEYDHILFLWVNDPCIVIGRYQNPFSECNLKNMEEHNVQLVRRQSGGGAVYHDRGNLCFTLIGNKETNTKEENFSLVLKALANLGLHCELSGRNDILLDGKKISGNAFQTTATKFCHHGTLLVSSDLSVMSNYLTPSSTKLASKAVRSVASRVGNLKEGREDITNEMVETSLIEAFNAAYGKTEVTAIDCAAIPEAQANYRRFGDLSVILEKTPQFTHFFTHRFDWGEASLHLQVEKGLISEVRMFTDALDTSIVDRAVGILKGVPYNHAVLAELARTCEQADLVSLLSHVVSLL; this is translated from the coding sequence ATGAAGAATGCAATATACCTGGCTACATCCCATGACTGTGCAGCAAATCTGGCAGGGGAGGCATACATGCTCACCCTTGAGTATGACCACATTCTTTTTTTGTGGGTGAACGATCCCTGCATTGTCATCGGGCGTTATCAGAATCCATTCTCAGAGTGCAATCTGAAGAATATGGAGGAACACAATGTACAGCTGGTGCGCCGCCAGAGCGGTGGAGGTGCAGTGTATCACGACCGGGGAAATCTCTGCTTCACCTTGATCGGGAACAAGGAGACCAACACCAAGGAGGAGAATTTTTCCTTGGTCCTCAAGGCGCTTGCAAACCTTGGATTGCATTGTGAACTTTCAGGGCGCAACGACATCCTGCTCGACGGGAAAAAGATATCCGGCAATGCGTTTCAGACCACAGCCACCAAGTTCTGCCACCATGGGACGCTTCTGGTCAGCAGCGACCTCTCGGTGATGAGCAACTACCTCACCCCCAGCTCGACGAAGCTGGCTTCCAAAGCGGTGAGGTCCGTTGCCTCCCGTGTGGGAAACCTGAAGGAAGGGAGAGAAGACATCACCAACGAGATGGTGGAGACATCCCTCATCGAAGCCTTCAATGCGGCGTACGGAAAAACTGAGGTTACCGCCATCGACTGTGCTGCGATTCCTGAAGCCCAAGCGAACTATCGACGGTTTGGAGATCTTTCGGTGATTCTTGAGAAGACTCCTCAGTTCACCCACTTCTTTACCCACCGGTTCGACTGGGGTGAGGCAAGCCTGCATTTGCAGGTGGAAAAAGGTCTCATCAGTGAAGTGAGGATGTTCACCGATGCCCTCGATACTTCCATTGTCGACAGGGCTGTCGGCATCCTGAAGGGTGTCCCATACAACCATGCCGTCCTGGCAGAGCTTGCAAGAACATGCGAGCAGGCCGATCTGGTCAGCCTGCTCTCCCATGTCGTCTCGTTGCTCTAG
- the thyX gene encoding FAD-dependent thymidylate synthase: MAHCIVAEAEEILDKEFPVLDHGFVRLVDYLGSDERIVQSARVSYGSGTKTYRQDKGLISYLLRNDHTSPFEQVNFTFHVKMPIFVARQWIRHRTGRVNEISGRYSVMSDECYLPDREHINFQSEDNKQGRTDQAVSAELADEVLALLSEDQKRSYETYQKLLDLGIARELARVDLPLSLYTEWYWQMDLHNLFHFLQLRLDSHAQYEIRVYAQTILEMVRLVCPMATEAFEEYKLGGKLFSRSELDAVKAMLKGEENPLKGRALELFEQKLN, encoded by the coding sequence ATGGCACATTGCATCGTAGCAGAAGCTGAAGAGATTCTGGACAAGGAGTTCCCTGTTCTGGACCATGGATTTGTCCGGCTTGTAGATTATCTGGGCAGTGATGAACGGATTGTGCAAAGTGCGCGTGTCTCCTACGGCAGCGGGACAAAAACCTACCGGCAGGACAAGGGCCTTATCAGCTACCTGCTGCGCAATGACCATACATCGCCGTTTGAGCAGGTTAACTTCACCTTCCATGTGAAAATGCCCATTTTTGTCGCCCGCCAGTGGATTCGCCACCGAACAGGAAGGGTGAATGAGATCAGCGGCCGTTACAGTGTCATGAGCGACGAGTGCTATCTGCCCGACAGGGAGCATATCAACTTCCAAAGTGAGGACAACAAGCAGGGGCGAACCGATCAGGCGGTCTCTGCCGAGTTGGCCGATGAAGTGTTGGCATTGCTCAGCGAGGACCAGAAGCGCAGCTATGAAACCTATCAGAAGTTGCTTGACCTGGGCATCGCCCGTGAGCTTGCCCGGGTGGACCTGCCGTTGAGCCTCTATACCGAATGGTACTGGCAGATGGATTTGCACAACCTCTTCCACTTCCTGCAGCTCAGGCTCGACAGCCATGCACAGTACGAAATAAGAGTGTACGCCCAAACCATCCTGGAAATGGTTCGCTTGGTCTGTCCCATGGCGACCGAAGCCTTTGAAGAGTATAAGCTTGGCGGAAAGCTCTTCAGCAGGAGTGAGCTGGATGCCGTGAAAGCCATGCTCAAGGGTGAGGAGAATCCACTGAAGGGCAGGGCGCTGGAGCTCTTCGAGCAAAAACTGAACTAA
- the malQ gene encoding 4-alpha-glucanotransferase has translation MQYSRSMKQNTRRCGVLMHPTSLPSKHGIGSLGDEAFQFLDLLKKTSVRLWQILPLGPTGYGDSPYAARSSFAGNELLIDLKSLAYDGYLDVEDVFYNPDFPSDRVDYGMVRSFKEPLLEKAAQEFLAHAEPDELSAYQNFVSENAWWLDDYALYQVLCRHYNDSRWFEIWPEELRLRKAAALKKAQKEFSSHIEIIKIQQYFFFTQWQKVKSYANTHGIQIIGDIPIFVAPDSVDAWANRHLLKIDKDGRQTVSSGVPPDAFSDDGQLWGNPVYDWEAHRKEGFSWWIKRIQKTLETCDIVRIDHFRGFAAYWEVPQGEKTAMNGTWVEAPGKELFVALKQALGNDLPIIAEDLGVITEDVEDLRDSNNFPGMKILQFAFNVEGGKLDASNAYLPHNCVYNSVIYTGTHDNNTTRGWYDAMDGAGKDVVRRYLECPDDQVVWQMIRQMLLSCSKDAILPMQDWLELGAEGRMNIPSTCGQSNWSWRARSLHLEPWRIDRLRSLIELSGR, from the coding sequence ATGCAGTATAGTCGAAGTATGAAACAGAATACACGACGATGCGGTGTGCTGATGCACCCTACATCATTACCATCGAAACACGGAATTGGATCACTTGGCGATGAAGCCTTTCAGTTCCTTGATCTCCTGAAAAAAACATCGGTCAGATTGTGGCAGATTCTTCCCCTAGGCCCAACCGGGTATGGTGACTCTCCCTATGCCGCCCGTTCCTCCTTTGCAGGCAATGAACTGCTCATCGACTTGAAGAGCCTTGCCTATGACGGGTATTTGGACGTTGAGGATGTATTTTACAACCCGGATTTCCCCTCCGACCGGGTCGATTACGGCATGGTACGATCCTTCAAGGAACCCTTGTTGGAGAAGGCAGCCCAAGAGTTTCTTGCACATGCCGAGCCTGACGAACTGTCAGCCTACCAGAACTTTGTCTCTGAGAATGCCTGGTGGCTTGACGATTACGCCCTGTATCAGGTGCTCTGCAGACATTACAACGACTCCCGTTGGTTTGAAATATGGCCTGAAGAGCTCAGGTTACGAAAAGCAGCAGCCTTGAAAAAGGCTCAAAAAGAGTTCTCCAGCCACATTGAGATCATCAAGATCCAGCAGTACTTCTTCTTCACCCAATGGCAGAAAGTAAAGAGCTATGCCAACACGCACGGCATTCAGATCATCGGTGACATACCCATATTTGTCGCACCGGACAGTGTGGATGCATGGGCAAACCGTCACCTGCTCAAGATTGACAAGGACGGCAGGCAGACCGTTTCCAGCGGTGTGCCGCCTGATGCGTTTTCCGATGACGGACAGCTGTGGGGTAATCCCGTCTATGACTGGGAAGCCCATCGGAAGGAGGGCTTTTCCTGGTGGATCAAGCGAATCCAGAAAACCTTGGAGACCTGTGACATTGTACGCATAGACCACTTCCGTGGTTTTGCCGCATATTGGGAAGTTCCCCAAGGTGAAAAAACCGCGATGAACGGCACCTGGGTTGAAGCTCCGGGCAAGGAGCTGTTTGTTGCCCTCAAGCAGGCACTGGGCAATGATCTTCCCATCATTGCAGAGGATCTGGGAGTAATAACCGAGGACGTCGAGGATCTCAGGGACTCAAACAACTTCCCCGGCATGAAAATCCTTCAGTTTGCCTTCAACGTGGAAGGCGGGAAGCTGGATGCCTCCAATGCATACCTTCCCCACAACTGTGTATACAACAGTGTCATCTATACCGGGACGCATGACAACAACACCACACGCGGCTGGTATGATGCCATGGACGGGGCGGGCAAGGATGTGGTCCGGCGATATCTTGAGTGTCCCGACGACCAGGTGGTCTGGCAGATGATCCGACAGATGCTCCTCAGCTGTTCCAAGGATGCAATACTGCCCATGCAGGATTGGTTGGAACTCGGAGCCGAGGGGCGGATGAACATTCCCTCCACCTGCGGCCAGAGCAATTGGAGCTGGCGGGCCAGGAGCCTGCACCTCGAGCCCTGGAGAATCGACCGGTTGCGCTCTTTGATTGAGCTCAGCGGACGCTAG